A window of Methylocaldum szegediense genomic DNA:
TGATTCCGGCGAAAGGCGCTGTGATGCGGGTGTTGGAAAGATCGATGCGGGCCAAGTCCAGAGCGGCCCGGGCCGCTTGCAATCTGGCCCGGCTTTCGTCGATCTGGGCTTCCAGGGCGGTCAGGCGAGTTTCCGCTTCCTGTCGCGACGAGCGATACTTTTCCCGTTGAGCTACGGCTTGCTTGTAGGCGGCCGCGGCGACATCGCGGGTTTGGGCCGAGACCGCGCCGTCCGCCGCCAAGTGATCGAAGCGCTTCAGGTCCTTCGCCGTCCGTTCCAGGTCGGCCTGGGCGACCGCGATATTGGCGTCTTCCTGATGGATTTTCGCCTCTTGGGCACGTTTTTCGGTTTCCAGGGTCTGGATACGTGCGGTTTCCATCCTGACTTGCGCTTCCGCCTGCGCGACCCTGGCGCGGAAATCGTGGTCGTCGATGACGACGAGAAGATCACCCGGCATGACCTTTTGGTTGTCCTCGAACAGGACTTCCTTGACGTAGCCCGTCTCTTTGGAACTGATCAAGCTAATGTGCGCTTTCAGGTAGGTATTGTCGGTCGTCTCGAAAGGGCGGATCGCCTTGTACCAGTACGCGATACCGGCTCCCGCGACGATTGTCAGCGCGAGAAGGACCAGGAGGGTTCTCGGAGAAACAGAGAGATGCATGATCTGTGGTTTTCTTACTAAACGGTTTAGTTTAGTCTAATCACCAACCCCACTGGAAAGCAACGAACACCATACGGACGGTCCCATGACTAAAGTCCCCACATCCAAACGGCAGGCCATACTTGATGCGGCGAAGCGCGTCTTTCTTGCGAACGGCTACACAGGAGCCAGCATGGACGCGATCGCCGAAGCCGCTCCGGTGTCCAAGCCGACGCTTTACAGCCATTTCCACAGCAAGCCGGAGTTGTTCGCCGCCGTGATCGCGGAGCAATGCGAGGTCTTGCTGGTTACGCTTTCGCGTGTGCAGACCGAGCAACCGAACCCGGTTGCGGGCCTGAAGGCCATCGCCCGCGCCTTCGTCGACCTCATCTACGCAAAAGAGTCCTTGGACCTATATCGTCTGATCATCGCCGAGC
This region includes:
- a CDS encoding HlyD family secretion protein: MHLSVSPRTLLVLLALTIVAGAGIAYWYKAIRPFETTDNTYLKAHISLISSKETGYVKEVLFEDNQKVMPGDLLVVIDDHDFRARVAQAEAQVRMETARIQTLETEKRAQEAKIHQEDANIAVAQADLERTAKDLKRFDHLAADGAVSAQTRDVAAAAYKQAVAQREKYRSSRQEAETRLTALEAQIDESRARLQAARAALDLARIDLSNTRITAPFAGIIGNRSVQVGQLVKPGSVLAYLVPLDGLFVEANFKETQIGRMRPGQPADIRVDAYPDLRFEGIVDSFAPASGSEFSLLPPENATGNFTKIVRRVPVKIRFRPGTDVSLLRPGLSTIVRVKVR
- a CDS encoding TetR/AcrR family transcriptional regulator → MTKVPTSKRQAILDAAKRVFLANGYTGASMDAIAEAAPVSKPTLYSHFHSKPELFAAVIAEQCEVLLVTLSRVQTEQPNPVAGLKAIARAFVDLIYAKESLDLYRLIIAEQQNFPDLGELVYRSGPEPVLNRLSAYLGELDRCGALRTSDVDTSSRLLLGMLQGAQHFRCLLGLQPGLSEAEKDHLVDAAVSLFLKGHAYVG